The Candidatus Koribacter versatilis Ellin345 genome has a segment encoding these proteins:
- a CDS encoding efflux transporter outer membrane subunit translates to MNVRNGMNFKFRKIATTLPLLAMACLSACVVGPKYHKPAVDAPPSYKEATPSAQSAQPAPGAPAPTWQPASPNDAMLKGKWWEIYNDADLNKLEEEVNVSNQSVKAAEASFLGARALVKQARAAYFPTIGVSPSITATRQLSVDSNGKVTGGTGTDFDFPANAAWVPDIWGKVRNQVRAQASAAQMSAADLENIRLSLQVEVANNYFQLRSQDALKDLLDATVKAYQESVDLTQALYETGIDSQESVLQAETQLATAQAQDTNVGILRAQYEHAIAMLIGKPASQFSLAHLPLSSEPPSIPIGVPSNLLERRPDIASAERSMEQSNALIGVAVAAYYPNVTLSGTFGFRNTSIADWFTWPSHYWSVGPQLAQTIFEGGLRKATVVQAQAQYDQSVANYRQTVLTAFQQVEDNLAALRILSQEVQQQAAAVDFAQKNLNLAIDRYKLGIDPYLNVLTAQTTLFSNQQGLVQLKLQQMNASAQLIEALGGGWDTSLLPSKKDVQSLGPVQTNPAPPSQSGQNQTPPTR, encoded by the coding sequence ATGAACGTTAGGAACGGAATGAATTTCAAGTTTCGAAAGATTGCAACTACGCTGCCGCTGCTGGCCATGGCCTGCCTGTCGGCGTGCGTAGTGGGACCGAAGTATCACAAGCCGGCCGTGGACGCTCCGCCGTCTTACAAAGAAGCCACACCATCAGCGCAAAGCGCACAGCCGGCTCCGGGTGCACCTGCTCCGACGTGGCAACCCGCCAGCCCCAACGACGCGATGCTCAAGGGCAAGTGGTGGGAAATTTATAACGACGCCGACTTGAATAAGCTCGAAGAAGAAGTCAACGTCTCGAACCAAAGCGTCAAGGCTGCGGAGGCAAGCTTTCTCGGAGCACGTGCACTGGTAAAACAAGCGCGAGCAGCGTACTTCCCTACAATCGGCGTCTCGCCGAGCATCACCGCAACCCGTCAGCTTTCGGTTGATAGCAACGGTAAGGTGACCGGCGGTACCGGCACGGATTTCGATTTCCCCGCCAACGCAGCCTGGGTCCCGGATATTTGGGGCAAAGTTCGTAACCAGGTTCGCGCGCAAGCTTCCGCGGCACAGATGAGCGCAGCGGATTTAGAGAACATCCGCCTCTCCCTCCAGGTCGAAGTCGCCAACAACTACTTCCAGTTGCGTTCGCAAGATGCCTTGAAAGATCTGCTCGACGCAACGGTCAAGGCGTATCAGGAATCTGTCGACTTGACGCAAGCGCTGTACGAGACGGGTATCGACTCGCAGGAATCAGTGCTGCAAGCCGAGACGCAGTTAGCCACCGCTCAGGCGCAAGACACGAACGTTGGCATCCTGCGCGCGCAGTATGAACATGCCATCGCGATGCTGATCGGCAAACCAGCTTCACAGTTTTCCCTGGCACATCTGCCGCTGAGTTCTGAGCCTCCGTCAATTCCCATCGGAGTTCCCTCGAACCTGCTCGAGCGGCGGCCTGACATTGCCTCCGCGGAACGCAGCATGGAGCAGTCGAATGCGTTGATCGGGGTGGCAGTCGCAGCGTATTACCCGAACGTCACCCTCAGCGGCACATTTGGCTTCCGCAATACGTCAATCGCCGATTGGTTCACCTGGCCGAGCCACTATTGGTCTGTTGGTCCGCAGTTGGCGCAGACAATTTTTGAAGGCGGCCTGCGCAAGGCCACAGTTGTCCAGGCCCAGGCGCAATACGATCAGTCGGTCGCCAACTATCGTCAAACCGTGCTCACCGCTTTTCAGCAGGTGGAAGACAATCTCGCAGCGCTGCGGATTCTCTCGCAGGAAGTGCAGCAGCAAGCGGCGGCAGTGGACTTCGCGCAGAAGAACCTGAACCTGGCGATCGATCGCTACAAGCTGGGCATCGATCCGTACCTGAACGTGCTCACGGCGCAGACGACGCTGTTCTCCAATCAGCAGGGCCTGGTGCAACTCAAGCTGCAGCAGATGAACGCCAGTGCGCAGCTGATTGAGGCGCTCGGCGGAGGTTGGGACACTTCTCTGCTACCGTCGAAGAAGGACGTGCAATCGCTCGGTCCGGTGCAAACCAACCCGGCACCACCCAGCCAATCTGGGCAAAACCAGACGCCCCCGACACGCTAA
- the egtD gene encoding L-histidine N(alpha)-methyltransferase, translating into MHVRLQEPKLSPIADDVMSGLTRNPKTLSPKLFYDARGSELFDQITELQEYYPTATERKIFRDNAADIVAQAAACTAAVELGAGSASKTVLLLDALMKAGEPITYYPVDVSASALDACGVRMQQLLPKLQVVPKVLDFTQGMPQFRRIAGRKLFLFIGSSIGNFEPLEAGLFLKQVRSSMNQGDALLLGTDMRKSPDVLIPAYDDSEGVTAEFNKNVLVRLNRELNADFDVDQFAHRIVWNDELSRIEMHLESLRRQSVSLGALDLDIEFRKGETIHTENSYKFTMPMVHAIAENGGLSVERTWSDTKEWFTVHLLRA; encoded by the coding sequence ATGCACGTTAGACTCCAGGAGCCCAAGCTCTCGCCGATTGCCGACGACGTTATGAGCGGCCTCACGCGTAATCCAAAGACGCTTTCGCCAAAACTGTTTTACGACGCGCGCGGCTCCGAGCTTTTCGATCAGATAACCGAACTGCAGGAGTACTATCCCACCGCAACCGAACGGAAGATTTTCCGCGACAACGCCGCCGACATCGTCGCGCAGGCTGCAGCGTGCACCGCGGCGGTCGAACTCGGCGCCGGCAGCGCCTCGAAGACCGTACTCTTGCTCGACGCGCTGATGAAGGCCGGTGAGCCGATCACCTACTACCCGGTGGACGTCTCTGCCTCCGCACTCGATGCATGCGGCGTGCGCATGCAACAGTTGCTGCCGAAATTGCAGGTCGTTCCCAAGGTTCTCGACTTCACCCAGGGCATGCCGCAGTTCCGGCGGATCGCAGGGCGCAAGCTCTTCCTGTTCATCGGATCGAGCATCGGCAACTTTGAGCCGCTCGAAGCCGGCTTGTTCCTCAAGCAGGTTCGTTCTTCCATGAACCAGGGCGACGCTCTCCTGCTCGGCACCGACATGCGCAAATCCCCCGACGTTCTCATTCCTGCTTACGACGACTCCGAAGGCGTTACCGCTGAGTTCAACAAGAACGTGCTGGTGCGACTCAATCGCGAGCTCAACGCCGACTTCGATGTGGATCAGTTCGCTCATCGCATTGTGTGGAACGACGAATTGTCTCGCATCGAGATGCATCTCGAAAGCTTGCGCCGTCAAAGTGTGTCGCTGGGCGCGCTCGATCTCGATATTGAGTTTCGCAAGGGTGAAACCATCCACACCGAGAACAGCTACAAGTTCACGATGCCGATGGTCCACGCGATCGCTGAAAACGGCGGCTTGTCCGTAGAACGCACGTGGAGTGATACCAAAGAGTGGTTCACCGTCCACCTTCTGCGCGCATAA
- a CDS encoding GDP-mannose 4,6-dehydratase, translating into MTNTFWRDRSVLVTGATGLLGGWLTRHLLEQGASVTALVRDSVPQSEFERCLMRQRVNVVQGDLSKPQLLERVLGEYEVETVFHLAAQTIVGIANRNPVSTFESNIRGTWNLLEACRRSPNVSAIVLASSDKAYGDQTVLPYTEDMPLQGRHPYDVSKSCADLIAQSYAHTFRVPVAITRCGNFYGGGDLNWNRVVPGTIRSVFRGERPIIRSDGKFVRDYFYIEDGAAAYMLLAERLTVDKKLIGSAFNFSNEAQINVLDLVNTILQKMNSNLKPEIQNQANNEIRHQFLSAERARKQLNWRAQYTLDEGLERTIAWYKEVLQ; encoded by the coding sequence ATGACAAACACTTTCTGGCGCGATCGCTCGGTCTTGGTTACGGGCGCCACCGGCCTTCTCGGCGGATGGCTCACGCGACACCTGCTCGAGCAAGGTGCTTCAGTCACGGCGCTGGTGCGCGATTCCGTGCCGCAGTCGGAGTTTGAACGCTGCCTGATGCGCCAGCGCGTGAACGTGGTGCAGGGAGATTTGAGCAAGCCACAGTTGCTGGAGCGGGTGCTTGGCGAATACGAGGTCGAGACCGTTTTCCATCTCGCGGCACAGACGATTGTTGGGATCGCGAACCGCAATCCGGTCTCGACGTTTGAGAGCAATATTCGCGGGACGTGGAATTTGCTGGAAGCGTGTCGTCGTTCGCCGAACGTCAGCGCGATTGTGCTGGCGTCGTCCGACAAAGCCTATGGCGATCAGACGGTACTTCCGTACACCGAAGATATGCCACTGCAAGGCCGCCATCCCTACGACGTAAGCAAGTCGTGCGCCGACCTTATTGCGCAGTCGTACGCGCATACGTTTCGTGTGCCGGTGGCGATAACGCGTTGCGGGAATTTTTATGGTGGTGGGGACCTCAACTGGAACCGCGTGGTCCCGGGCACGATTCGTTCCGTATTTCGTGGAGAGCGTCCGATTATTCGCAGCGATGGAAAGTTTGTGCGCGACTACTTCTATATAGAGGATGGCGCGGCGGCTTACATGCTGCTTGCCGAGCGACTCACGGTCGATAAAAAGTTGATTGGCTCGGCGTTTAATTTTTCGAACGAAGCGCAAATCAACGTACTCGACCTGGTGAACACGATCCTTCAGAAGATGAACTCGAACCTGAAACCGGAGATCCAGAACCAGGCGAATAACGAGATCCGGCACCAATTCCTGAGCGCCGAACGCGCGCGCAAGCAGCTCAACTGGCGGGCGCAGTACACGCTTGACGAAGGCCTGGAGCGCACGATCGCCTGGTACAAAGAGGTATTGCAGTAG
- the egtB gene encoding ergothioneine biosynthesis protein EgtB, with amino-acid sequence MSERMSAIQTGPDSKALAKQFSSVRSFSERLVAHLAPEDLMVQSMPDASPAKWHLAHTTWFFETFLLAEFQPSYKAYDPAFRAVFNSYYKGVGKHPVRGMRGTFSRPTLDRVLAYRVHVNAAMERLIDSDLPESARTLIVLGLNHEQQHQELIVTDIKHAFWTQPLQPAFVESSDEESRSAPPLTWSAFDGGEVEIGHTGSGFSFDNEEPRHRVLLQPYKLANRLVTNREYLAFMQDGGYHRPELWLSDGWDTVNAQGWEAPFYWDRDGQQWRVFTAAGTKPVNLDEPVCHVSFYEADAYAHWANARLPLEAEWEHAAASQPIRGNFAESGRFHPTVAPSADAPQFYGDVWEWTASPYVGYPGFQPAAGLVGEYNGKFMCNQFVLRGGSCATPQSHIRASYRNFFPPQARWQFMGIRLAANAR; translated from the coding sequence ATGAGCGAACGAATGTCGGCGATCCAGACAGGGCCAGACAGCAAGGCCCTGGCAAAACAGTTCTCGTCCGTGCGCTCTTTCAGCGAGCGACTGGTCGCCCATCTCGCGCCAGAGGACCTGATGGTCCAGTCCATGCCGGACGCAAGCCCGGCAAAGTGGCACCTCGCCCACACCACGTGGTTTTTCGAGACTTTCCTGCTTGCTGAGTTCCAGCCCAGCTACAAAGCCTACGACCCGGCTTTTCGGGCGGTCTTTAATTCCTATTACAAAGGCGTCGGAAAGCATCCGGTGCGCGGGATGCGCGGCACATTTTCGCGTCCCACGCTCGATCGCGTGCTCGCGTATCGGGTCCACGTGAACGCCGCAATGGAGCGGCTGATCGATTCGGATCTGCCGGAGAGCGCGAGAACTCTAATCGTCCTCGGCCTCAATCACGAACAGCAGCACCAGGAACTGATCGTCACCGACATCAAGCACGCCTTCTGGACCCAGCCCTTGCAGCCCGCGTTCGTTGAATCGTCAGACGAAGAAAGTCGTTCTGCTCCTCCGCTCACCTGGTCGGCATTCGACGGTGGGGAAGTCGAGATCGGGCATACCGGCTCCGGCTTCTCCTTCGACAACGAAGAGCCTCGGCATCGCGTTCTTTTGCAGCCATACAAGTTGGCGAATCGGCTGGTCACCAATCGCGAGTACTTAGCATTTATGCAGGATGGTGGTTACCACCGGCCTGAGTTGTGGCTCTCCGATGGTTGGGACACCGTCAATGCGCAGGGATGGGAAGCGCCGTTTTACTGGGATCGCGACGGACAGCAGTGGCGTGTCTTCACCGCCGCTGGAACGAAGCCGGTAAATCTCGATGAGCCGGTTTGCCACGTCAGCTTCTACGAGGCCGATGCTTACGCACACTGGGCCAATGCGCGGCTGCCGCTCGAAGCCGAGTGGGAACACGCTGCGGCATCTCAGCCGATACGCGGCAACTTCGCTGAGTCCGGACGATTTCATCCAACCGTTGCGCCATCCGCGGATGCGCCACAGTTCTACGGCGACGTTTGGGAGTGGACCGCCAGCCCATATGTTGGCTATCCGGGATTTCAGCCGGCAGCGGGCCTGGTCGGCGAGTACAACGGCAAGTTCATGTGCAATCAGTTCGTGTTGCGTGGAGGCTCGTGCGCCACGCCGCAGTCTCACATTCGGGCCAGCTATCGCAATTTCTTCCCGCCACAGGCTCGGTGGCAATTCATGGGAATCAGGTTAGCGGCCAATGCACGTTAG
- a CDS encoding nucleotide sugar dehydrogenase — MKSQLGTLATELKRKIEAREARIGIVGMGYVGLPLALLFSEEKFRVTGFDIDNRKVEALNAGGSYIVRIPGTEIQGAQKSGFSATADYGKISEMDAVIICVPTPLNEFHEPDLSYITQTVDAIAPRLREGQIVILESTTYPGTTEEVVVPLLEKGNAKGLKVARAEDEGDFFVAFSPEREDPGNDTVARRDIPKVVGGVGKLASEIAAAVYGTIFNRTVPVSSPAAAEMTKLLENIYRCVNIALVNELKQLCHRMDIDIFEVIDAAKTKPFGFQAFYPGPGLGGHCIPIDPFYLSWKAKQFDFRTKFIELAGEVNIAMPYYVIDKTVEALNQHKKSLNGSKVLVLGLAYKKDIDDLRESPSLTIIELLRKGGAEVFYNDPFFAKVGHGRHYDLNMTNTPLENLGQYDAVLIVTDHSDYDYQRIVKESKLVVDSRNATKGITSEKIVRC; from the coding sequence ATGAAGTCGCAGCTCGGCACGTTAGCCACGGAATTGAAACGCAAAATCGAAGCTCGGGAAGCCCGCATCGGCATTGTCGGCATGGGATACGTTGGATTGCCGCTTGCCCTGTTGTTTAGCGAAGAGAAGTTTCGCGTAACCGGGTTCGACATTGATAACCGGAAGGTCGAGGCACTGAACGCCGGCGGGTCGTATATCGTGCGGATTCCGGGCACCGAAATCCAGGGCGCCCAGAAGAGCGGATTCTCTGCCACCGCCGATTACGGCAAGATCTCCGAGATGGACGCGGTGATCATCTGTGTGCCGACGCCGCTCAACGAGTTCCACGAGCCGGACCTCAGCTACATCACGCAAACCGTGGATGCGATCGCACCTCGCCTGCGCGAAGGGCAGATCGTCATCCTGGAGAGCACGACCTATCCCGGCACGACCGAAGAGGTTGTGGTGCCACTGCTCGAAAAGGGCAACGCCAAGGGATTGAAGGTTGCGCGCGCCGAGGACGAAGGCGACTTCTTTGTTGCCTTCTCTCCGGAGCGCGAAGATCCGGGCAACGACACCGTGGCGCGTCGTGACATTCCCAAGGTTGTCGGCGGCGTTGGCAAGCTTGCGTCTGAAATCGCGGCAGCCGTGTATGGCACGATTTTCAACCGCACGGTACCGGTCTCATCGCCAGCGGCAGCGGAAATGACCAAGCTGCTGGAAAACATCTATCGCTGCGTGAACATCGCGCTGGTCAACGAGTTGAAGCAGCTCTGCCACCGCATGGACATTGATATTTTCGAGGTCATCGACGCAGCGAAGACCAAGCCCTTCGGCTTCCAGGCGTTCTATCCGGGGCCAGGTTTGGGCGGTCACTGCATTCCGATCGATCCGTTCTATCTCTCGTGGAAAGCGAAGCAGTTCGACTTCCGCACCAAGTTCATCGAACTCGCCGGCGAAGTCAACATTGCAATGCCGTATTACGTGATTGATAAGACCGTCGAGGCGCTGAACCAGCACAAGAAGTCGCTGAACGGTTCGAAGGTCCTCGTGCTTGGACTTGCGTACAAGAAGGACATTGACGACCTGCGCGAGTCACCCTCGTTGACGATCATCGAGCTGCTGCGCAAGGGCGGGGCCGAAGTTTTCTACAACGATCCGTTCTTCGCGAAGGTCGGACACGGGCGCCATTACGACCTGAACATGACGAACACACCGCTGGAAAATCTTGGACAGTACGACGCGGTGCTGATCGTGACCGACCACTCGGATTACGACTACCAGCGCATCGTGAAAGAGTCGAAGCTGGTGGTGGATTCGCGCAACGCGACAAAGGGGATCACGTCGGAAAAGATCGTTCGCTGCTAA
- a CDS encoding multidrug efflux RND transporter permease subunit, whose product MNISRPFIYRPVATTLITIAIALAGAVAFGFLPISPLPQVDFPTINVRAGLPGASPEIMASSVATPLERQLGHIASVTEMTSSSSLGSTTITLQFDLNRDINGAARDVQAAINAARSYLPANLPSNPTYNKSNPGDAPIVILAMTSKTYTRGQMYDMASNILAQRISQISGVGEVDVGGSSRPSVRVELNPSQLDHYGIAISQVANMLRAQNANLAKGQLSNGETTADILANDQMLLAMQYKPLVVGYRNGSAITLSDVADVTDSVQDLRQAGYVNGKPGILLIVRRQPGANIIATVDAIKDTIPELQASIPTGMNLQVVLDRTTTIRQSVHDVERTLIISIMLVIVVVFVFLRDVRATFIPSVVVPVSLIGTFGIMYLCGFSIDNLSLMALTISTGFVVDDAIVVIENITRYIEEGMAPMQAALRGASEIGFTVMSISISLVAVFIPILMMGGIVGRLFREFAVTLSAAIVVSMVVSLTATPMMCSRLLKHRDEQKHGKIYLWSENLFKGMASIYERSLRWVLDAPAFVLAILILTVAVNIYLLIIVPKGFFPQQDNGTIFGGAQGAQDISFQSMSKIMLEFVDRIKSDPAVDNVMAFTGGSNTNGGFIFLGLKPLKERKLSATEIVNRLRPKLLSLPGASAFVQAGQDLRIGGRGSNAQYQYTLQADNVADLVKWGPILAKEMKSLHGFADINSDQQNSGLQAMLVYDRPTASRLGITPQMIDQELYQSFGQAPVSTMYRSLNQYYVVMEVAPAYWQTPEALKNVYVHPANGKPVPLSAIAHLAYNTAALQVNHQGQYPSVTISFNLAPGVALSDASGRLLQLEQSLGMPPTIHGMFSGTLQAFQDSLSSEPILIITAVLAVFIVLGILYESLIHPVTILSTIPSAGVGAVLALMIFKASLDVIGIIGMILLIGIVKKNAILMIDFALAAEREEGMNSRDAIFRACMLRFRPILMTTMAAMLGAMPLALGTGAGSELRRPLGITIVGGLIFSQMLTLYTTPVVYLYMERFRLWVIRIRQGSTVTPRESES is encoded by the coding sequence ATGAATATCTCCCGCCCGTTCATTTATCGTCCGGTAGCCACCACGCTGATCACCATCGCGATCGCGTTGGCGGGTGCGGTGGCCTTCGGCTTTTTACCGATCTCACCGTTGCCGCAAGTGGACTTCCCGACGATCAACGTACGCGCGGGTCTGCCGGGAGCAAGCCCCGAGATCATGGCGTCGTCGGTCGCGACGCCGCTCGAGCGCCAACTCGGGCACATCGCCAGTGTCACCGAGATGACGTCTTCGAGCAGCCTGGGATCGACCACGATCACGTTGCAATTCGACTTGAACCGCGACATCAACGGTGCGGCGCGCGACGTACAAGCCGCGATCAACGCGGCGAGAAGTTACCTCCCCGCGAACCTGCCATCGAACCCGACCTACAACAAGTCGAACCCCGGTGACGCGCCGATCGTCATTCTCGCCATGACGTCGAAGACGTACACCCGCGGCCAGATGTATGACATGGCGTCGAACATCCTGGCACAGCGCATCTCGCAAATCAGCGGTGTTGGGGAAGTGGACGTCGGCGGTAGCTCGCGACCTTCGGTGCGAGTGGAATTGAATCCGTCGCAGTTGGACCACTATGGCATCGCCATCTCGCAAGTTGCGAACATGCTGCGCGCGCAAAACGCGAACCTCGCCAAAGGACAGCTCTCCAATGGCGAAACCACCGCCGACATTCTCGCCAATGACCAGATGCTGCTGGCGATGCAGTACAAGCCACTGGTCGTCGGCTACCGCAATGGTTCTGCGATTACATTGTCGGACGTCGCCGATGTTACGGATTCGGTCCAGGACCTCCGGCAAGCGGGCTACGTCAACGGCAAACCCGGTATTTTGCTCATCGTCCGCCGGCAACCAGGCGCGAACATCATTGCCACCGTGGACGCGATCAAGGATACGATCCCTGAACTGCAAGCCTCGATTCCGACCGGCATGAATCTGCAGGTGGTGCTCGACCGAACCACCACCATCCGGCAGTCGGTGCATGACGTCGAGCGGACGCTGATCATTTCGATCATGCTCGTCATTGTTGTCGTCTTCGTTTTCCTGCGAGATGTGCGCGCGACGTTCATTCCGAGTGTGGTTGTACCGGTATCGCTTATCGGCACCTTCGGAATCATGTACCTGTGCGGATTCAGCATCGACAATCTTTCGCTGATGGCGCTGACGATTTCGACCGGCTTCGTAGTGGACGATGCCATCGTGGTGATCGAGAACATCACGCGCTACATTGAAGAAGGCATGGCGCCGATGCAAGCGGCGCTGCGCGGCGCAAGCGAGATCGGCTTCACGGTCATGTCGATCAGCATCTCGCTGGTCGCCGTGTTCATTCCTATCCTGATGATGGGCGGCATCGTGGGGCGGCTCTTCCGCGAGTTTGCGGTGACGCTCTCCGCTGCAATTGTCGTTTCTATGGTGGTGTCGCTCACCGCCACGCCAATGATGTGCTCGCGGCTGCTCAAACATCGCGACGAGCAGAAGCATGGAAAGATCTACCTCTGGAGCGAAAATCTTTTCAAAGGAATGGCGAGCATCTACGAGCGCAGCTTGCGATGGGTGCTGGACGCTCCCGCATTCGTGCTCGCAATTTTGATCCTCACGGTCGCCGTGAACATCTACCTGCTGATCATTGTGCCCAAGGGCTTCTTCCCGCAGCAGGACAATGGAACGATCTTCGGTGGAGCGCAGGGCGCGCAGGACATCTCGTTCCAGTCGATGTCGAAGATCATGCTCGAGTTCGTGGATCGCATCAAATCTGATCCGGCGGTTGATAACGTAATGGCGTTTACCGGTGGAAGCAACACCAACGGCGGATTCATCTTCCTCGGGCTGAAGCCATTAAAAGAACGCAAGCTGAGCGCGACCGAGATCGTGAACCGATTGCGGCCGAAGTTGCTATCGTTGCCCGGTGCCAGCGCGTTCGTCCAGGCCGGACAGGACCTTCGCATTGGCGGTCGCGGCAGCAACGCGCAATATCAGTACACCTTACAGGCCGACAACGTCGCCGACCTCGTGAAATGGGGACCGATTCTCGCCAAGGAGATGAAATCCCTGCATGGCTTCGCGGACATCAATAGCGACCAGCAAAATTCGGGATTACAAGCGATGCTGGTCTACGACCGGCCGACGGCGTCGCGCCTCGGCATAACCCCGCAAATGATCGATCAGGAACTCTATCAATCGTTCGGTCAGGCGCCAGTCTCGACCATGTACCGATCGCTGAACCAGTATTACGTGGTGATGGAAGTAGCGCCCGCCTATTGGCAAACGCCGGAAGCGCTTAAGAATGTTTATGTGCATCCTGCCAACGGAAAGCCAGTACCGCTGAGCGCAATTGCGCATCTTGCGTACAACACCGCAGCTCTCCAGGTGAACCACCAGGGGCAGTACCCTTCGGTGACCATTTCCTTCAACCTGGCGCCGGGCGTAGCTCTCAGCGATGCGTCCGGACGCCTGCTGCAGTTGGAGCAAAGCCTCGGAATGCCGCCGACGATTCACGGCATGTTCTCAGGAACGCTCCAGGCGTTTCAGGATTCTCTCTCGTCAGAGCCGATTTTGATCATTACCGCCGTGTTAGCGGTATTCATTGTGCTGGGCATCCTTTACGAGAGCCTGATCCACCCCGTCACCATTCTGTCTACCATTCCATCGGCGGGCGTAGGTGCGGTGTTGGCGCTGATGATCTTTAAGGCTTCGCTCGACGTCATCGGCATTATAGGAATGATCCTGCTGATTGGCATCGTGAAGAAGAACGCCATCCTGATGATTGACTTTGCGCTCGCCGCCGAACGCGAAGAGGGTATGAATTCCAGGGATGCCATCTTCCGCGCCTGTATGTTGCGCTTCCGCCCAATCCTTATGACCACCATGGCCGCCATGCTCGGCGCGATGCCGTTGGCCCTGGGAACAGGCGCTGGATCCGAATTACGTCGACCGCTGGGCATCACGATCGTTGGCGGACTCATCTTCAGCCAAATGCTGACGCTCTACACCACTCCGGTCGTTTATCTCTACATGGAACGCTTTCGCCTATGGGTAATTCGCATACGCCAAGGCAGCACGGTTACGCCGCGCGAGAGCGAATCATGA
- the rfbF gene encoding glucose-1-phosphate cytidylyltransferase: MKVVVLCGGLGTRLREETEFRPKPMVEIGGRPILWHIMKGYAASGFREFVLCLGYKGSAIKEYFLNYEAMNNDFTINLGRHSKLEFMNGHAEQDFQVTLADTGLNTMTGGRVKRIQKYITDDTFMMTYGDGVADVNIPKLLEFHKSHGKLATVTAVTPNSRFGIVDMSSEGKVMKFIEKPRTDGRANAGFFVLNRKVFDYISGDDCTFEREPMERLAADGQLMAYKHDGFFYAMDTYREYEFLNDLWAKGQAPWKVWQ; the protein is encoded by the coding sequence ATGAAAGTGGTTGTGCTTTGCGGCGGACTTGGCACGCGGTTGCGCGAGGAAACCGAGTTTCGCCCCAAGCCGATGGTGGAGATCGGCGGCCGTCCGATCCTGTGGCACATTATGAAGGGCTATGCCGCTTCGGGCTTCCGAGAGTTTGTACTCTGCCTGGGTTACAAGGGATCGGCGATCAAAGAGTACTTCCTGAACTACGAGGCGATGAACAACGACTTCACGATCAACCTCGGGCGCCACTCCAAACTTGAGTTCATGAACGGCCACGCCGAGCAGGATTTCCAGGTGACGCTGGCCGACACCGGGCTGAACACGATGACCGGTGGCCGGGTGAAGCGGATCCAGAAGTACATCACCGACGACACCTTCATGATGACTTATGGCGACGGTGTCGCGGACGTGAACATTCCCAAGCTGCTGGAGTTCCATAAATCGCACGGCAAGCTCGCGACGGTGACCGCGGTCACCCCGAATTCGCGCTTTGGCATTGTGGACATGAGCAGCGAAGGCAAAGTGATGAAGTTCATCGAGAAGCCGCGTACCGATGGGCGGGCCAATGCCGGGTTCTTCGTCCTGAACCGCAAGGTCTTCGACTACATCTCCGGCGACGATTGCACCTTCGAGCGCGAACCGATGGAACGTCTGGCTGCCGACGGCCAGTTGATGGCGTACAAGCACGACGGCTTCTTCTACGCCATGGACACCTATCGCGAATACGAGTTCCTGAACGACCTGTGGGCCAAAGGGCAGGCGCCGTGGAAGGTTTGGCAATGA